The DNA sequence TATAAATGTTCGGTTTAAAATTGTTGAAGATGGAATATACTTTCCTAACACGATAGGACTCGGGTTCTCCTTTATTTAAGGAAAATGAAAAATGCCCGTTTTTGAGTTCGATGTTTTCGATAACAAAATCATTATCCGCATTTTTACCGAAAGAAACAAAACCAGCACGATGTTTATATTTTTCAAATAACGGGTTATCCCCGTTGAAAATTTTCAGAGTCTCGCTTGAAGAATATTTGAACAAATCGGTCTTCTCATGAAAAACTCCTTCAATATTTTCCAAAAATTCCACATGAGATTCACCTACATTTGTAATCACGGCAAAAGAAGGATTCAGCATTTCAGCCATTTTTTTTATTTCTCCGAAATGGTTTGTTCCCATTTCAATAACCGAGATTTCGGATGATTTGTCCATTTGCAAAATTGAATAAGGTAAACCAATGAGTGTGTTTAAATTTCCTGTGGATTTATGCGTTATGAATTTTTCCGATAGAACATTCGCCACAAATTCCTTTGTAGTGGTTTTGCCAACCGAACCCGTAATTCCGATAAAGGGAATATCGAATTTATCACGGTAATATCTAGATAATTTTCCAAATGCCTTGAGGGAATTATCCACAAATATCAAACCGGCAGAAGTGTGAACATTGGGCGGTTTTTCTTCAACCACAGCATATTTTGCACCATTAGCAAAAGCTTGTTTCACAAAATTGAGTCCATTTACTTTTTCGCCATTCAGCGCGAAAAAGAGACAATTTTCGTTCTTTTCGGTTATCATTCTGCTATCATACTGAACATATTCTATGAAATCATCTTGTGTATCTTGCATAATTTTCCCATTGATAGCTTCCACAATTTCTTTAACGGTTAATTTTTTCATAAATATATTTTAAAAAAAATGCAAACTGCGTCAAGGATTGACGCTAATTCATAGCATATCCGAAATCCTCATTTTCAAAAATATCCAAATTTGGCAAGACAATCAATTCACGGACAATTTTTTTATATACCGGACATGCTGTGTAACTTCCGAATTCATGCGTAGTATTCTCATTATAAGGTTCATCCATAATGATTAACATAGCAAATTTAGGATTTTGAATTGGAAAAAATCCACAAAAGCTCGAAACATATTTCCTTTCCTTTAGTTTACCATTTTCAAATTTTTCTGCGG is a window from the Candidatus Cloacimonadota bacterium genome containing:
- the murF gene encoding UDP-N-acetylmuramoyl-tripeptide--D-alanyl-D-alanine ligase; translated protein: MKKLTVKEIVEAINGKIMQDTQDDFIEYVQYDSRMITEKNENCLFFALNGEKVNGLNFVKQAFANGAKYAVVEEKPPNVHTSAGLIFVDNSLKAFGKLSRYYRDKFDIPFIGITGSVGKTTTKEFVANVLSEKFITHKSTGNLNTLIGLPYSILQMDKSSEISVIEMGTNHFGEIKKMAEMLNPSFAVITNVGESHVEFLENIEGVFHEKTDLFKYSSSETLKIFNGDNPLFEKYKHRAGFVSFGKNADNDFVIENIELKNGHFSFSLNKGEPESYRVRKVYSIFNNFKPNIYNSIPAIIIAKKLGLSDEQIKEGLMKVQDLDLRMEIKRNTKRDWLIIADCYNSNPMSLRSGIEHFVALQNSPKIAILGDMLELGAKSEEIHRQFGEDLKKSQIDRIITIGKYAEYFRGAAHYSDVTEALKREKFDFPQNSAILIKGSRDIKLEKILERITI